The nucleotide sequence AATATGAGGATTTATCATTGGGTTATCTAATGGATAAAACTAAAACCGGAAAAAGCGTAAGCCGGGCTTCGATTATAAAAAAAATTTATAATAGCGCATAGGAAAGATATTTATAAATCCTTTCCTTAAATTTGGCCAGTCATGCAAACCCGTCCCATAAAAACCCTTCTTAAATCAAAGCCGACCCTTGAAGGAGCCGGCGTTCACCTGAAGCGCGCCTTCGGGTATTATGAAGTACCGCAATTCGATCCGTTCCTGTTGATGGACGATTTCAGGAATGACGAGCCGAATAAATATCTCCGGGGCTTTCCCTGGCATCCGCACCGGGGGATTGAGACCATTACCTACATGCTGGAAGGTTTTGCCGAGCATGGCGACAGCATGGGAAACAAGGGGACGATCGGACCGGGAGATATTCAATGGATGACGGCCGGGAGCGGCATCATCCACCAGGAAATGCCAAAACCGGGGCCTGACGGTAAAATGTACGGCTTTCAGCTTTGGGCCAACCTTCCGGCATCGAATAAAATGATGCATCCAAGATACCAGGATGTGAAAGCGGCTGATATTCCTGAACTGATATTGGAAAACGGGGTGAAAATCCGTGTAATCTGTGGTGAAATAAATGGAATAAAAGGTCCGGTCAGAGATATCATTATTGACCCGGAATACCTGGATATTACTGTTCCGCCTGATGCCGGATATGTCCATCCCACTAAAAAAGGCTATACGGTTTTTGCCTACGTGATCGGAGGAGACGGGGAGACGGGGAGACATGGAGACGGGGAGACGGGGAGACATGGAGACGGGGAGACGGGGAGATATGGAGACGGGGAGACGGGGAGACATGGAGACGGGGAGACATGGGGAAAAGGGGAGAATTTTGTGGAAAATGAAATGCTGGTGCTATTCGAGGATGGCGATCAGGTGAGCTTTAAAACCGGGGGAGAGCCGATGCGATTTCTTTTAATATCCGGAAAACCGCTCAGCGAGCCCATTGCCTGGGGCGGGCCGATCGTGATGAATACAACTGAGGAATTGGATCTGGCGTTTGAGGAATACCGTCGCGGGACGTTTATCAGATAGTAATTTCATGGACGATTGAACATGGACGATGGACGATTTTACATTTCATTTAGAATGTGCCATTTCACAAAGGAAATGAAATTAATATCTGTCATATTTTTTGTTTGCCTATTTGCCGGAATACCGTTTTGTGGAGTATCACAAAGTGAAGTGGGTTCGAACAACAAATGGTGGGTCGGAATGAGCGTTGCCCCGCAGTTTTCTCACCCGTACTACCGAACATCTCCTAAATATCAGCCTATTGCCGATTTGCATGATTCATTATATTCGGAAAATACGGGCTTTTCAATCGGCCCTGTGATACACTTTCAATTTAATGAGCATTTAACTTTGAATTCAGGCTTGTTATTGGCAGATGAAAGATCTGAATCCCTGACATTAAAACTTGGCCCTGGATCTGATCCTGCACTTTATCCCTGTGATTGCTACTCAATTAAATTATCAGACTTGTTCCTTGATATTCCGTTGATTTTAAAATACAATTATTTAAACGAGAAACTCATCAGCCTGTATGTAGCCGGAGGTTTCGTTAACCATTTCCGTTTTATTGAGAGCAGGAAATCATTCTACGAATGTCCATGGGCAGGCATGGAAGGTTTGGCCAGCTCCTATACAGGTTTCACAAACATGTTTTCCTATCAGCTTGCAGCATCTGTTGGAGCCGGAATCGAATTCAGGGCGGCAAAGAGACTCATGATCGCCTTTCATCCGTCTTTCGAAATTTCTTTACTGAATATTAAAGAATCCATGGAAATTCAGAAACTTTACTATTTACTCGGATTGAATCTGCAGGTTGTTTACCAATTGAATTGATCTTAAACTTTGATGATTTATATTGCAGATTTTCAATCATATGAAAAATCGTCCATCGTCCATGTTCAATCGTACATGAATTAAAACGCGATATTGGCTTCGTCCTGATCGAAATAGAGGTTAAACCTGACCTTTTCTGTTAAGCCGGTAAATTCTTCCACCAGGTCGGTACTTCTGTATTTTCTCCGTAGGCTGAACTGGTAAAATGCCTCTACATTGTTTCCCTCACCCTGGTTTTTCAGGTTAGTCAGCCGGACCCCACGGCAATACTTTTTCAGGATTTCCGAAACCTTTCCCTCGGTGGCTTTGGAAGGAGGATAAATTACTTGTAGCACATACTCGGCTTTTCCTGGAGCACCGAAATTAAAAGTGACCATGACCACCGATACGAGGCAGATGACCAGCGTACTGGCAATAGCTATGGCATGCAGGCCGACCCCGGAAGCCATCCCCACCGCCAGGGCAAAAAAGATGTAGACGATATCCTGTACATCCCTCACTGCCGTCCGGAACCGGATGATCGACATGGCGCCCACAAGGCCGAAAGCACGTGCCAGGTTATTGCCTATCACCATGATCACCAAAGTAGTAATTAACGACAACAATACCAGCGAATTGACGTAGGTTGCCGAATAGCTTGGGCCTTTGTAAATATACCGGTAAACCAGTGCTATGACAATCCCGCAGGCAAGCGAAACTGCCAGGTTGGTCAGCACAGTGTAAACGCTGAGCGGGAAAAGATCTATGCTTTGAAATTCTTCTAACATCTGGTTATTGATTATATACCTTTCCAGTGCATCAGCCTGAACATATCCGCCTTCCGCGACGGCTCGGTCAGGTGATGGGAATCTATACAAAAGACATATTTTGATGCCGACCGTTTGATCAGTCCTAACCTTCCGATGATAGGCCTAAGCCAGCCCGGAAAATGATCTTTGAACTTAACCTCGAAGATGAAGTTGTTTTTGAGGGCCGGAATAGCTTTTTCCTCTGAATATAGATCATCGATATTTGGATAAGCTACACTCCGCAAATTTTTATCAATCGTTACCCTCACGTCATTCTTAAACCGGTCGTAATAAGCTTCCCGCTCATAGATCACCAGGACTACCGGTTTTAGGTTATTTCTGTAAACGTGATAAAGAAACTTCCCTGCACCATTCACCCCATGATCATCTTCGACATCACCGAATGCCCTGGAACCTTCACCGGCCAACAGACGTTTCATGACTTCAAATGTTAACCGTTCACGGTCTTTTTCAATGGGTTCCTTGAATTTCCTTTTGATCTCGAGAAAAACCATATCATCCCCGTTTGGCCGGTTATAGCCCCTGATCCTGATCTTTTTCCTGGTTTTGTATCCGTCGATTTTTTCGAAATAGTAATCGAACCGGGATGTGTCGAAATAAACAGACCTGACGGTATATTGATGATCGGCCATTGCCAAAGCATAGGGATCAAGCTCGACATAAGGGCTTATAGCCTCCCGGAGCTGATCCATCCGGCTGACCGGCACGACGTATTTGAATTCATACTTCATGGGTCAGAAAGATACGGAAAAATTCCGTTTAAGATACTCGAGAAGCGAAACTTTATCGCAATAAATCCTGCATTGGACCACCATACCGGGATAAATTCCCTGCGTTGGCTCTGTCGTTACCGCCCTGGCTATGACGAACTGCTGGTTCTGGATCAAATTGATAGTTTCATCAAATCCTTTAAAAGAAGCGTTGACAGTTATTTTATTATCAGGAGTAGAGAATGTAACCTTGTATAAGCTGTTCAGGTAGGAAGAATGCTGGTAAGGCACCGGTATCTTGAGCAAAAGCCTGCTGATGTCGCTTACCTTGAGAATCCCGCCGATTTCAGTATCATAGCTCAGCAGGCCACTTATAGGAGGTGCAATAGTATATTGTGCTTTCTGGGTTTCAAGCCGGCTAATTTCTATTTCGTAAGAACGGATTTTCTGCTCTGAAAGATTTATAACCGGTTCTTTTTCCCCGGTGCTCAAAGACATCAATGCATCATAAGCGACCTGGGTATTAATTTCTGCCAGCTTCAGTGCATTTTCATACATATCATAATCGGCCGGGGTGATCACACTGTCGCTATAAAGCCTTTCCTGCCTGGCAAAGTTCTTCTTTTCCAGGTCCAGTTGCTGCATGGCGTAATTATACTGCCGCTGCGCCTGTTCCACCAT is from Bacteroidales bacterium and encodes:
- a CDS encoding DUF4956 domain-containing protein: MYRFPSPDRAVAEGGYVQADALERYIINNQMLEEFQSIDLFPLSVYTVLTNLAVSLACGIVIALVYRYIYKGPSYSATYVNSLVLLSLITTLVIMVIGNNLARAFGLVGAMSIIRFRTAVRDVQDIVYIFFALAVGMASGVGLHAIAIASTLVICLVSVVMVTFNFGAPGKAEYVLQVIYPPSKATEGKVSEILKKYCRGVRLTNLKNQGEGNNVEAFYQFSLRRKYRSTDLVEEFTGLTEKVRFNLYFDQDEANIAF
- a CDS encoding polyphosphate polymerase domain-containing protein, translated to MKYEFKYVVPVSRMDQLREAISPYVELDPYALAMADHQYTVRSVYFDTSRFDYYFEKIDGYKTRKKIRIRGYNRPNGDDMVFLEIKRKFKEPIEKDRERLTFEVMKRLLAGEGSRAFGDVEDDHGVNGAGKFLYHVYRNNLKPVVLVIYEREAYYDRFKNDVRVTIDKNLRSVAYPNIDDLYSEEKAIPALKNNFIFEVKFKDHFPGWLRPIIGRLGLIKRSASKYVFCIDSHHLTEPSRKADMFRLMHWKGI
- a CDS encoding pirin family protein — encoded protein: MQTRPIKTLLKSKPTLEGAGVHLKRAFGYYEVPQFDPFLLMDDFRNDEPNKYLRGFPWHPHRGIETITYMLEGFAEHGDSMGNKGTIGPGDIQWMTAGSGIIHQEMPKPGPDGKMYGFQLWANLPASNKMMHPRYQDVKAADIPELILENGVKIRVICGEINGIKGPVRDIIIDPEYLDITVPPDAGYVHPTKKGYTVFAYVIGGDGETGRHGDGETGRHGDGETGRYGDGETGRHGDGETWGKGENFVENEMLVLFEDGDQVSFKTGGEPMRFLLISGKPLSEPIAWGGPIVMNTTEELDLAFEEYRRGTFIR
- a CDS encoding PorT family protein; the encoded protein is MSVAPQFSHPYYRTSPKYQPIADLHDSLYSENTGFSIGPVIHFQFNEHLTLNSGLLLADERSESLTLKLGPGSDPALYPCDCYSIKLSDLFLDIPLILKYNYLNEKLISLYVAGGFVNHFRFIESRKSFYECPWAGMEGLASSYTGFTNMFSYQLAASVGAGIEFRAAKRLMIAFHPSFEISLLNIKESMEIQKLYYLLGLNLQVVYQLN